One region of Drosophila teissieri strain GT53w chromosome 2L, Prin_Dtei_1.1, whole genome shotgun sequence genomic DNA includes:
- the LOC122626716 gene encoding glyceraldehyde-3-phosphate dehydrogenase 1, whose protein sequence is MSKIGINGFGRIGRLVLRAAIDKGASVVAVNDPFIDVNYMVYLFKFDSTHGRFKGTVAAEGGFLVVNGQKITVFSERDPANINWASAGAEYVVESTGVFTTIDKASTHLKGGAKKVIISAPSADAPMFVCGVNLDAYSPDMKVVSNASCTTNCLAPLAKVINDNFEIVEGLMTTVHATTATQKTVDGPSGKLWRDGRGAAQNIIPAATGAAKAVGKVIPALNGKLTGMAFRVPTPNVSVVDLTVRLGKGATYDEIKAKVEEASKGPLKGILGYTDEEVVSTDFLSDTHSSVFDAKAGISLNDKFVKLISWYDNEFGYSNRVIDLIKYMQSKD, encoded by the coding sequence ATGTCGAAGATTGGAATTAACGGATTTGGCCGCATCGGCCGTCTGGTGCTCCGCGCCGCCATCGATAAGGGCGCCTCCGTGGTGGCCGTCAACGATCCCTTCATCGATGTCAACTACATGGTGTATCTCTTCAAATTCGACTCCACTCACGGTCGTTTCAAGGGCACCGTTGCGGCTGAGGGCGGATTCCTGGTGGTGAACGGCCAGAAGATCACCGTGTTCAGCGAGCGCGACCCGGCCAACATCAACTGGGCCAGCGCAGGGGCCGAGTATGTGGTGGAGTCCACCGGAGTGTTCACCACCATCGACAAGGCGTCAACCCACTTGAAGGGCGGTGCCAAGAAGGTCATCATCTCGGCCCCATCCGCCGATGCGCCCATGTTCGTGTGCGGCGTGAACCTGGACGCCTACAGCCCCGACATGAAGGTGGTCTCCAACGCCTCGTGCACCACCAACTGCCTGGCTCCCCTGGCCAAGGTCATCAATGACAACTTCGAGATCGTCGAGGGCCTGATGACCACCGTGCACgccaccactgccacccaGAAGACCGTTGACGGTCCCTCTGGCAAACTGTGGCGCGATGGACGTGGCGCCGCCCAGAACATCATCCCGGCCGCCACCGGAGCCGCCAAGGCTGTGGGCAAGGTCATCCCGGCCCTGAATGGAAAGCTGACCGGCATGGCTTTCCGCGTTCCCACTCCCAATGTCTCTGTGGTGGACCTTACTGTCCGCCTTggcaagggagccacctatGACGAAATCAAGGCTAAGGTCGAGGAGGCCTCCAAGGGACCCCTGAAGGGAATTCTGGGCTACACCGACGAGGAGGTGGTCTCCACCGACTTCCTCAGCGACACCCATTCGTCGGTCTTCGACGCCAAGGCTGGCATTTCGCTGAACGACAAGTTCGTCAAGCTTATCTCATGGTACGACAACGAGTTCGGTTACTCCAACCGCGTCATCGACCTCATCAAGTATATGCAGAGCAAGGACTAA
- the LOC122611440 gene encoding uncharacterized protein LOC122611440 produces the protein KLPQLKRVKSSKTGTTNANLAAELSYSFGIHIAAIHIITSAVLILGATREKDMLYVPCPMFLMGTRALAMGDVYIVMCFAAPMIGCLGRSINAGQKAFRRMIKDVLPPTYPDMQIKSIFVNPI, from the exons AAACTTCCGCAACTGAAACGAGTTAAAAGTTCAAAAACGGGCACAACTAATGCGAACCTCGCTGCAGAGTTATCCTACAGTTTTGGAATTCACATTGCGGCCATACACATCATCACTAGCGCAGTCCTCATCCTCGGTGCCACAAGG GAAAAGGACATGCTTTATGTTCCCTGTCCGATGTTCTTGATGGGTACTCGTGCATTGGCCATGGGCGATGTGTATATCGTTATGTGTTTCGCAGCGCCAATGATAG GCTGCCTTGGAAGGTCGATAAATGCGGGGCAGAAGGCCTTTCGAAGGATGATCAAGGATGTGCTTCCACCGACGTATCCCGACATGCAAATCAAAAGTATTTTTGTAAATCCCATATGA
- the LOC122626718 gene encoding uncharacterized protein LOC122626718 has product MLKLDTKGGIICSGCLSIAFAITYLALMDDYFWRQGLYELGIHISSLQILGSLVLIVGAVKQRHKFLVPWMITTGFFMYLMVYLLIILIVQGRSWIFIPAMVVPFTAYLGCALYSVQKAFDRMRKEEPPAYTTLSAKKDFINHI; this is encoded by the exons ATGTTGAAGCTGGATACCAAAGGAGGAATCATCTGCTCGGGCTGCTTGTCCATAGCCTTTGCCATAACCTATTTGGCTTTGATGGACGATTACTTCTGGAGAC AGGGACTCTACGAACTGGGAATTCACATTTCGTCTCTGCAGATATTGGGCAGCCTTGTTCTCATAGTAGGAGCTGTAAAG CAAAGGCACAAGTTTCTTGTGCCGTGGATGATAACCACAGGATTCTTTATGTACTTGATGGTTTACCTGCTCATTATACTGATAGTCCAGGGAAGATCGTGGATATTTATACCGGCGATGGTGGTTCCGTTCACAG CCTATCTTGGCTGCGCTTTGTACTCCGTGCAAAAGGCCTTCGACAGGATGCGCAAGGAGGAGCCACCAGCATATACCACCTTGTCCGCCAAGAAGGATTTCATTAATcacatatag
- the LOC122626717 gene encoding calcineurin subunit B type 2: protein MGNETSLPMEMCSNFDADEIRRLGKRFRKLDLDNSGALSVDEFMSLPELQQNPLVQRVIDIFDADGNGEVDFKEFIQGVSQFSVKGDKLSKLRFAFRIYDMDNDGYISNGELFQVLKMMVGNNLKDTQLQQIVDKTIGFADKDEDGKISFDEFCSVVGNTDIHKKMVVDV, encoded by the exons ATG GGAAATGAAACATCACTGCCCATGGAAATGTGTTCCAATT TCGACGCAGACGAGATCCGGCGGTTGGGAAAACGCTTCCGGAAACTGGATCTGGACAATTCGGGCGCGCTGAGCGTGGATGAATTCATGTCGCTGCCGGAGCTTCAACAGAATCCGCTGGTGCAGCGCGTGATCGACATTTTCGACGCGGACGGCAACGGCGAGGTAGACTTCAAAGAGTTTATTCAGGGTGTGTCGCAGTTCAGCGTCAAGGGCGACAAGCTTTCTAAGCTGCGGTTTGCCTTTCGCATCTACGACATGGACAACGATGGCTACATTTCCAATGGCGAACTGTTTCAG GTTTTAAAAATGATGGTGGGCAACAATCTGAAGGACACGCAACTGCAGCAGATTGTGGACAAGACGATCGGCTTCGCGGATAAGGATGAGGATGGCAAGATCTCGTTTGATGAGTTCTGTTCTGTGGTCGGCAACACGGACATTCACAAGAAGATGGTAGTCGATGTCTAA
- the LOC122626715 gene encoding kynurenine 3-monooxygenase, with product MSPGIIRQEVNGRQESTEARGTERHGPRRRVAVVGAGLVGSLAALNFARMGNHVDLYEFREDIRHALVVQGRSINLALSQRGRKALAAVGLEQEVLATAIPMLGRMLHDVRGNSSVVLYDPINNQCLYSVGRRQLNEVLLDACDKLPNIRCHFEHKLTSANLKEGTLEFQNPAKKSVAAHADLIVGCDGAFSSVRQHLVRLPGFNYSQEYIETGYLELCIPSKSGDFQMPANYLHIWPRDTFMMIALPNQDKSFTVTLSMPFDVFARIHNQNDLLEFFKINFRDALPLIGEQQLIKDFFKTRPQFLVSIKCRPYHYADKALILGDAAHAMVPYYGQGMNAGMEDVTLLTDILAKQLPMDETLTLFTESRWQDAFAICDLAMYNYVEMRDLTKRWTFRLRKSLDTLLFRLFPGWIPLYNSVSFSSMPYRQCIANRKWQDQLLNRIFGATIFAAIVTGAAIFAQRFF from the exons ATGAGCCCAGGAATCATCAGACAGGAGGTGAACGGCCGCCAGGAGTCTACAGAAGCTCGGGGAACCGAGAGACATGGACCACGGCGTAGGGTGGCGGTTGTCGGAGCAGGTCTA GTGGGTTCTCTGGCAGCCTTGAACTTTGCTCGCATGGGCAACCACGTGGACTTGTACGAGTTTCGAGAGGATATCCGCCATGCCCTAGTTGTTCAGGGCAGGAGTATCAACCTGGCACTTTCCCAGCGTGGCCGGAAGGCGTTGGCCGCCGTAGGTCTCGAGCAAGAGGTGCTGGCCACCGCCATACCAATGCTGGGTAGGATGCTCCACGATGTGAGAGGAAACTCCAGTGTGGTCCTATACGATCCCATTAACAATCAATGCCTGTACTCCGTGGGACGCCGTCAGCTCAACGAAGTCCTTTTAGATGCCTGCGATAAGCTACCCAATATTCGCTGCCACTTTGAGCATAAATTAACAAGTGCTAATCTAAAAGAGGGAACCTTGGAGTTCCAGAATCCAGCCAAGAAATCTGTAGCTGCCCATGCAGATCTTATAGTAGGCTGTGATGGGGCCTTCAGCAGCGTGCGCCAGCACTTGGTCCGCTTGCCGGGTTTCAACTACTCCCAAGAGTACATAGAAACGGGGTATCTGGAGCTCTGTATACCCTCGAAATCGGGGGACTTCCAGATGCCTGCCAACTACCTGCACATATGGCCGCGTGACACATTTATGATGATTGCTCTACCGAATCAGGATAAATCTTTCACGGTCACCTTGTCCATGCCCTTTGATGTCTTTGCTAGAATTCATAATCAAAACGATCTCCTGGAATTCTTTAAGATAAACTTCCGGGACGCACTCCCCCTGATTGGAGAGCAACAGCTCATAAAGGATTTCTTTAAGACCAGGCCACAGTTCCTGGTGTCCATCAAGTGCAGACCGTATCACTATGCGGATAAGGCACTGATCCTGGGCGATGCCGCCCATGCAATGGTTCCGTACTACGGCCAGGGAATGAATGCTGGAATGGAGGATGTCACGCTACTCACCGACATTTTGGCCAAGCAGCTGCCAATGGACGAGACGTTGACCCTGTTTACCGAATCTCGCTGGCAAGACGCCTTCGCCATTTGCGATCTGGCTATGTACAATTATGTGGAG ATGCGAGACTTGACCAAACGCTGGACCTTCCGGCTCCGGAAATCGCTAGACACACTGCTCTTCCGTCTGTTTCCTGGTTGGATTCCTCTCTATAACAGCGTCTCCTTTTCCAGTATGCCTTATCGTCAGTGCATTGCAAACCGGAAGTGGCAGGATCAGCTGCTGAATCGAATTTTCGGCGCCACTATTTTTGCTGCCATAGTAACTGGAGCAGCTATATTTGCACagcgatttttttaa